A single window of Qipengyuania sediminis DNA harbors:
- a CDS encoding 2OG-Fe(II) oxygenase, protein MRTARSLAGKPIGLVPDFISDGERKQLLHHARMPQARWNTRLSPDDVWYARMIDPIDMPDKLLKLMAKIRRRAARHIAADYGITQALYADTLQLVRWRPGDSQAPHADCEEPDGRPNQFPWRAFASIIYLNDEFEGGRIHFPGLGLEPEISPGTLAYFPSTADYLHGVTEVTSGLRYTMSCFYTFDPAHHDGIRL, encoded by the coding sequence GTGCGCACGGCCCGGTCGCTGGCGGGAAAGCCGATCGGCTTGGTGCCGGATTTCATCAGCGATGGGGAACGCAAGCAGCTTCTCCATCACGCCCGGATGCCGCAGGCGCGCTGGAACACGCGGCTTTCGCCCGATGATGTCTGGTATGCGCGGATGATCGATCCCATCGACATGCCGGACAAGCTACTGAAACTGATGGCGAAGATCCGCCGCCGTGCCGCGCGCCATATCGCGGCGGATTACGGGATCACCCAGGCGCTCTATGCTGACACGCTGCAATTGGTGCGCTGGCGGCCGGGCGATTCGCAGGCGCCGCACGCCGATTGCGAGGAGCCGGACGGGCGCCCCAACCAGTTCCCCTGGCGCGCCTTCGCCTCGATAATCTACCTCAACGACGAGTTCGAGGGCGGGCGTATCCACTTTCCGGGGCTCGGCCTCGAACCCGAGATATCGCCCGGCACGCTCGCCTATTTCCCCTCCACCGCCGATTACCTCCACGGCGTGACCGAGGTGACCAGCGGGCTGCGCTACACCATGAGCTGCTTCTACACCTTCGACCCGGCGCACCACGACGGGATCAGGCTTTGA
- the glnA gene encoding type I glutamate--ammonia ligase: MSQAKDVLKRIEDEGIEWVDLRFTDPKGKWQHLTMVASTLDEDQLEDGLMFDGSSIAGWKAINESDMILKPDLARAVIDPFSAEPMLILFCDIYEPSTGDRYARDPRSTAKRAEDYLKSTGIGDTVYVGPEAEFFMFDDVRFEDGYAGSGYTIDDIELPTNSGREYEAGNMAHRPRAKGGYFPVAPVDSAVDIRGEMVSTMVEMGLRCDKHHHEVAAAQHELGVMFGTLVETADNMQIYKYVVHQVAHAYGKTATFMPKPIKDDNGSGMHTHMSIWDGGKPTFAGNGYAGLSDTCLYYIGGVIRHAKALNAFTNPTTNSYKRLVPGFEAPVLLAYSARNRSASCRIPYGAGEKAKRVEFRFPDAMANPYLAYAALLMAGLDGIQNKIHPGEAMDKNLYDLPPAELADVPTVCGSLREALDSLEADHAFLLKGDVFSQEQIDSYIELKREEVLRVETTPCPAEFDMYYSM; this comes from the coding sequence ATGTCACAGGCCAAGGACGTTCTGAAGCGTATCGAGGACGAAGGCATCGAATGGGTGGACCTGCGCTTCACCGATCCCAAGGGCAAGTGGCAGCACCTGACCATGGTCGCCTCCACGCTTGACGAGGATCAGCTCGAGGACGGGTTGATGTTCGACGGCAGTTCGATCGCGGGGTGGAAGGCCATCAACGAAAGCGACATGATCCTGAAGCCCGATCTCGCGCGCGCGGTGATCGATCCCTTCAGCGCCGAGCCGATGCTGATCCTGTTCTGCGACATCTACGAGCCTTCGACCGGCGACCGCTACGCCCGCGACCCGCGCTCCACCGCCAAGCGGGCGGAGGACTACCTCAAGAGCACCGGGATCGGCGATACCGTCTATGTCGGGCCCGAGGCCGAGTTCTTCATGTTCGACGATGTCCGGTTCGAGGATGGCTATGCCGGGTCCGGCTATACCATCGACGATATTGAGCTGCCGACCAATTCGGGGCGCGAATACGAGGCGGGCAATATGGCCCACCGCCCGCGCGCCAAGGGCGGCTATTTCCCGGTCGCGCCGGTCGATAGCGCGGTCGATATTCGCGGCGAGATGGTTTCCACCATGGTGGAGATGGGGCTGCGCTGCGACAAGCACCACCACGAGGTCGCCGCCGCGCAGCACGAGCTCGGCGTCATGTTCGGCACGCTGGTCGAAACCGCCGACAACATGCAGATTTACAAATATGTCGTCCACCAGGTGGCCCATGCCTATGGCAAGACCGCGACCTTCATGCCCAAGCCGATCAAGGACGACAACGGCAGCGGCATGCACACGCATATGTCGATCTGGGACGGCGGCAAGCCGACCTTCGCGGGCAATGGCTATGCTGGCCTCTCGGATACCTGCCTCTATTACATCGGCGGGGTGATCAGGCACGCCAAGGCGCTGAACGCCTTCACCAATCCCACGACCAACAGCTACAAGCGCCTGGTCCCGGGGTTCGAGGCGCCGGTGCTGCTGGCCTATTCGGCGCGCAACCGCTCGGCCTCCTGCCGCATTCCCTATGGCGCGGGCGAGAAGGCGAAGCGGGTCGAGTTCCGCTTCCCCGATGCCATGGCCAACCCCTATCTCGCCTATGCCGCGCTGCTGATGGCGGGCCTGGACGGCATCCAGAACAAGATCCACCCGGGCGAGGCGATGGACAAGAACCTCTACGACCTGCCCCCGGCGGAGCTCGCCGATGTGCCGACCGTCTGCGGAAGCCTGCGTGAGGCGCTCGACAGCCTGGAGGCCGACCACGCCTTCCTTCTTAAGGGAGACGTCTTCTCGCAGGAGCAGATCGACTCCTACATCGAGCTGAAGCGCGAGGAGGTCCTGCGTGTCGAGACCACCCCCTGCCCAGCCGAATTCGACATGTACTACAGCATGTAG
- a CDS encoding P-II family nitrogen regulator, protein MKKIEAIIKPFKLDDVKEALHEIGVSGITMIEVKGFGRQKGHTELYRGAEYVVDFLPKVKLEVVVPDNLADRTVEAIASAAQTGRIGDGKIFVSAIEAALRIRTGERDDDAI, encoded by the coding sequence GTGAAGAAGATCGAAGCGATCATCAAGCCGTTCAAGCTCGACGATGTGAAGGAGGCGCTGCACGAGATCGGCGTCTCCGGCATCACCATGATCGAAGTGAAGGGCTTCGGCCGCCAGAAGGGCCATACCGAGCTCTACCGCGGCGCCGAATATGTCGTCGATTTCCTGCCCAAGGTGAAGCTGGAGGTGGTCGTTCCCGACAACCTCGCGGACCGCACCGTGGAGGCCATCGCCAGCGCCGCTCAGACCGGCCGCATCGGCGATGGCAAGATCTTCGTATCCGCCATCGAGGCCGCGCTTCGCATCCGTACCGGCGAACGCGACGATGATGCCATCTGA
- the argC gene encoding N-acetyl-gamma-glutamyl-phosphate reductase: MHTLFIDGAAGTTGLEILERLAGREEFAILTLDADRRKDTAARREVLNEADIAILCLPDEAAREAVALIDPVSKTRVIDASSAHRTDPAWTYGFPELVGRDAIANAARVSNPGCYPTGFLALVAPLVRAGLLPADWPYTVNAVSGYSGGGKALIARFEEAEPDIAFRSYALGLAHKHRAEMKHYAGLEHGVIFAPAVVPAYRGMVVEVPLHLGAMAGDPTPDRLRAALQAFYAGSPVVAVGERGEAPDEIVLRCEDAASDAMSLFVFGNEGGYHARLVAVLDNLGKGAGGATIQSLNLMCGLPETCGLRLG; this comes from the coding sequence ATGCATACCCTCTTCATCGACGGCGCCGCAGGAACCACCGGTCTTGAAATCCTCGAGCGCCTGGCGGGTCGCGAGGAGTTCGCGATCCTCACCCTGGACGCGGACCGCCGCAAGGATACGGCCGCGCGGCGGGAGGTTTTGAACGAGGCCGACATCGCGATCCTGTGCCTGCCCGACGAGGCGGCGCGCGAGGCGGTGGCGCTGATCGATCCGGTGAGCAAGACGCGCGTAATCGATGCCTCCAGCGCGCACCGCACCGATCCCGCCTGGACCTATGGATTCCCCGAGCTCGTCGGGCGCGACGCGATCGCAAACGCCGCGCGCGTATCAAATCCCGGCTGCTACCCCACCGGCTTCCTCGCGCTCGTCGCGCCGCTGGTCCGTGCCGGCCTGCTGCCCGCTGACTGGCCTTATACGGTGAACGCCGTCAGCGGCTATTCGGGCGGCGGCAAGGCGCTGATCGCGCGTTTCGAGGAGGCGGAGCCCGATATCGCCTTCCGGTCCTACGCGCTGGGGCTGGCGCACAAGCACCGCGCGGAAATGAAGCACTACGCGGGTCTCGAGCACGGCGTCATCTTCGCCCCCGCCGTCGTCCCGGCCTATCGTGGGATGGTGGTCGAGGTGCCGCTGCACCTGGGCGCAATGGCCGGCGATCCCACTCCGGACCGGCTGCGCGCCGCCTTGCAGGCGTTCTACGCCGGCTCGCCGGTCGTCGCGGTAGGCGAGCGTGGGGAGGCGCCCGACGAAATCGTGCTGCGCTGCGAGGATGCCGCCAGCGACGCCATGAGCCTGTTCGTCTTCGGCAACGAGGGCGGCTATCACGCGCGGCTGGTCGCCGTGCTCGACAACCTGGGCAAAGGCGCGGGCGGCGCCACGATCCAGTCGCTCAACCTGATGTGCGGCCTCCCCGAAACCTGCGGGCTTCGGCTGGGGTGA
- a CDS encoding SH3 domain-containing protein, with amino-acid sequence MGIFFVSEAAGRELALTGPSDKLDAAHWPARGDLAHIRLAGRVFVPHYAEPLAFTVVDQAELRAAPRADADLRDTLTPGIPFNVLDIAGKWAWGQVGEDGCVGYVPLGALARDAN; translated from the coding sequence ATGGGTATCTTTTTCGTGAGTGAGGCGGCCGGCCGGGAGCTGGCGCTCACCGGGCCGAGCGACAAGCTGGACGCCGCGCATTGGCCGGCGCGCGGCGACCTTGCGCATATCCGCCTGGCAGGCCGGGTCTTCGTGCCGCATTACGCGGAGCCGCTCGCGTTCACGGTCGTCGATCAGGCCGAGCTCCGCGCCGCCCCCCGTGCCGACGCCGATCTTCGCGATACGCTGACCCCCGGAATTCCGTTCAACGTGCTCGATATCGCCGGCAAGTGGGCCTGGGGCCAGGTGGGTGAGGACGGCTGCGTGGGCTATGTACCGCTGGGAGCGCTGGCGCGCGACGCCAACTAG
- a CDS encoding leucyl aminopeptidase family protein — MPDAPPLIQPDRGQAASALHLIDKAGFAGFAKGLTGAQRAALGAQKFDGSASQVGIVPDGEGWFAVASVARASGLSSWCLARAAESLPAGTYRLADAEAGPALHGWLTAQYAFTRYKTPESPTGPRILVTRDAKAIAPALSEATAVALVRDLVNTPAEDMGPAALEAEAQRLAKAHGAVLEVVRGDSLAQDYPMIQAVGRAAAREHAPRLIHLAWGDESAPVLAIVGKGVCFDSGGLDIKPASGMLLMKKDMGGAAHALALAELVMGAGLRVRLHCWVPAVENAISGNAFRPGDVLRSRKGLSVEIGNTDAEGRLILGDALARACEDKPELLIDFATLTGAARVALGPDLPALMTRSDATAEALIAAGKAHDDPVWRLPLHDGYREYLNSDIADLNNTHTNGFAGASVAGLFLDRFVADGVDWAHFDTFAWRPVSKPGRPRGGEALGLRAAWHMIRQRFA, encoded by the coding sequence ATGCCCGACGCCCCGCCCCTGATCCAGCCCGACCGCGGGCAGGCGGCGAGCGCGCTGCACCTTATCGACAAGGCGGGCTTCGCCGGTTTTGCCAAGGGGCTGACGGGCGCGCAGCGCGCGGCGCTGGGGGCGCAGAAGTTCGATGGCTCCGCCAGCCAGGTCGGCATCGTACCCGATGGCGAAGGCTGGTTCGCAGTCGCGAGCGTCGCCAGGGCTTCCGGACTTTCGAGCTGGTGCCTCGCGCGCGCGGCGGAAAGCCTGCCAGCGGGGACCTATCGCCTCGCCGATGCCGAGGCCGGCCCGGCGCTGCACGGCTGGCTGACCGCGCAATATGCCTTCACGCGCTACAAGACCCCCGAGAGCCCCACCGGCCCCCGCATTCTCGTGACCAGGGACGCGAAGGCGATCGCCCCTGCGCTTTCGGAAGCCACTGCGGTCGCGCTCGTGCGCGATCTCGTCAACACGCCCGCGGAGGATATGGGGCCCGCGGCGCTGGAGGCGGAGGCGCAGCGGCTCGCCAAGGCGCATGGTGCGGTGCTCGAGGTCGTGCGCGGCGATTCTCTTGCGCAAGACTACCCCATGATTCAGGCCGTCGGCCGCGCCGCCGCGCGTGAGCACGCGCCACGGCTGATCCACCTCGCCTGGGGGGACGAGAGCGCGCCGGTGCTGGCCATCGTGGGCAAGGGGGTGTGCTTCGATTCCGGCGGGCTCGACATCAAGCCGGCGTCCGGCATGTTGCTGATGAAGAAGGACATGGGCGGTGCCGCCCATGCGCTGGCGCTGGCGGAGCTGGTGATGGGTGCGGGGCTCAGGGTGCGGCTGCATTGCTGGGTGCCTGCGGTCGAGAACGCGATCAGCGGCAATGCCTTCCGCCCCGGCGATGTGCTGCGGAGCCGCAAGGGTCTTTCGGTTGAAATCGGCAACACCGATGCCGAAGGGCGGCTGATCCTTGGCGACGCGCTCGCCCGCGCTTGCGAGGACAAGCCTGAACTGCTGATCGACTTCGCCACCCTGACCGGGGCCGCGCGGGTGGCGCTGGGCCCTGACCTTCCCGCGCTGATGACCCGCAGCGACGCGACCGCCGAGGCGCTGATTGCGGCGGGCAAGGCGCATGACGATCCGGTCTGGCGCCTGCCGCTCCACGACGGCTACCGCGAGTATCTGAACTCGGACATTGCCGATCTCAATAACACTCACACCAATGGCTTTGCCGGGGCGAGCGTCGCGGGGCTGTTCCTCGACCGTTTCGTTGCCGATGGGGTGGATTGGGCGCATTTCGACACCTTTGCCTGGCGACCAGTCTCGAAGCCCGGCCGCCCGCGCGGGGGGGAGGCGCTGGGCCTCCGGGCGGCCTGGCACATGATCCGGCAGCGGTTCGCCTGA
- a CDS encoding PdaC/SigV domain-containing protein — protein MRLILFPISLLLSSAACSSEADYAEAAGLSAASRSTTAARPRPEPVSFTSDDARKDALREFDYKWPAEVSAEPALAAMLATSRDRLLAQEQQEFAAALTDAPADCAPCRNRSYAMEWKVVADTPRFLSLSGEFATYTGGAHGMYGLTSLIWDRSRQQAMTGWAMFSSPEALQTALGPRLCAALNGERAKKRGESVPPPSADDTGFNACSSVAEATVLIGSRTGRAFDRIGIWYGPYVAGPYAEGPYELDFPVDAAVLRAVKPEYRGAFAAGR, from the coding sequence ATGCGATTGATCCTGTTCCCGATTTCGCTGCTGCTGTCGAGCGCGGCCTGTTCGAGCGAGGCGGACTATGCCGAGGCGGCGGGTTTGTCTGCGGCCTCGCGCAGCACGACGGCGGCGAGGCCGCGGCCCGAACCGGTTTCCTTCACCAGTGACGATGCGCGAAAGGACGCGCTGCGCGAATTTGACTACAAATGGCCTGCGGAGGTCAGCGCGGAGCCGGCACTCGCGGCGATGCTGGCCACAAGCCGGGACAGATTGCTGGCGCAGGAGCAGCAGGAATTCGCAGCGGCGCTGACCGATGCGCCGGCAGACTGCGCGCCTTGCCGCAACCGCTCCTATGCGATGGAATGGAAAGTCGTGGCCGATACCCCGCGCTTCCTTAGCCTGTCGGGCGAGTTTGCGACCTATACCGGCGGCGCGCACGGCATGTACGGGCTGACATCGCTGATATGGGACCGATCGAGACAGCAGGCGATGACCGGATGGGCCATGTTCAGCTCGCCCGAGGCTTTGCAAACGGCGCTCGGCCCCCGGCTTTGCGCGGCGCTTAATGGCGAACGCGCGAAGAAGCGCGGCGAATCGGTGCCGCCGCCCTCGGCCGACGACACGGGCTTCAACGCCTGCAGCTCGGTGGCCGAGGCGACGGTGCTGATAGGCTCCAGAACCGGAAGAGCGTTCGACCGCATCGGCATCTGGTACGGGCCCTATGTCGCCGGCCCCTATGCGGAAGGGCCGTATGAGCTGGATTTTCCGGTCGATGCCGCTGTGCTTCGCGCCGTGAAGCCCGAATATCGCGGGGCGTTCGCGGCCGGGCGATAG
- the map gene encoding type I methionyl aminopeptidase: MTDYQTITAEDTVLRDGSIKLHGPDGFAGMRRAGQLAAQILDDLAPLVVPGVATRALDDFIRQAMLAAGAVPATLGYRGYTHSCCISVNHVICHGIPGEKSLKDGDIVNIDVTPLLDGWHGDTSRMYLVGDVPLKARRLVEVTYECLMLGIEQARPGNRLGDIGAAIEAHARAHRYGVVHEFCGHGVGRLFHDAPEVIHAARPGTGPLLKPGMFFTIEPMINAGRPNAKMLSDGWTAVTRDKSLSAQFEHSIGITEDGCEIFTLSPGGLHKPPY; this comes from the coding sequence ATGACCGACTACCAGACGATCACTGCCGAAGACACGGTGCTGCGCGACGGCAGCATCAAGCTGCATGGTCCCGATGGCTTTGCAGGCATGCGCCGGGCGGGGCAGCTCGCCGCCCAAATCCTCGACGATCTCGCGCCGCTGGTGGTGCCCGGGGTTGCGACGCGTGCGCTTGACGACTTTATCCGGCAGGCCATGCTCGCGGCGGGGGCGGTGCCCGCGACGCTCGGCTACCGGGGCTATACCCATAGCTGCTGCATCTCGGTGAACCATGTGATCTGCCATGGCATTCCGGGCGAGAAGTCGCTGAAGGACGGCGATATCGTCAATATCGACGTGACCCCGCTGCTGGACGGCTGGCATGGCGATACCAGCCGCATGTATCTGGTGGGTGATGTGCCCTTGAAGGCGCGGCGTCTGGTCGAAGTGACCTACGAATGCCTGATGCTGGGCATCGAGCAGGCGCGACCCGGCAACCGGCTGGGCGATATCGGCGCGGCGATCGAGGCGCATGCGCGCGCGCATCGCTATGGCGTGGTGCACGAGTTCTGCGGGCATGGCGTCGGGCGCTTGTTCCACGATGCGCCGGAGGTGATCCACGCCGCGCGGCCCGGCACCGGCCCGCTCCTCAAGCCCGGCATGTTCTTCACCATCGAACCGATGATCAACGCCGGCCGGCCCAATGCCAAGATGCTTTCGGACGGCTGGACGGCGGTCACGCGGGACAAGTCGCTCTCCGCCCAGTTCGAGCATTCGATCGGCATTACCGAGGACGGCTGCGAGATTTTCACGCTCAGCCCCGGCGGACTGCACAAGCCGCCTTATTGA
- a CDS encoding heme exporter protein CcmB, giving the protein MIGTLLRRDLAILLPGGGRGGSVLPLLFFLAVAMVYPFAVGPDPALLARTGGGVVWVAALLAAILPLERLVAADLEAGVFDQFHLRGVSEELAMAARLLAHWLAFAPLLLLATLPAAALLGLNGTALRPLLFGLLAGTPGLAAIGLAIAALTASLRGGAALAGLLLIPLALPILIFGAGALARPDSGALVLTAAISLGLCALTPFVAGAAIRAAREG; this is encoded by the coding sequence ATGATCGGAACCCTCCTCCGCCGCGATCTCGCCATTCTCCTGCCCGGCGGGGGGCGGGGGGGGAGCGTGCTGCCGCTCTTGTTCTTCCTCGCGGTCGCGATGGTCTATCCCTTCGCGGTGGGACCCGATCCGGCACTGCTCGCGCGCACGGGCGGCGGGGTGGTGTGGGTCGCAGCGCTGCTGGCCGCGATCCTGCCGCTGGAGCGCCTCGTCGCCGCCGATCTCGAGGCGGGGGTGTTCGACCAATTTCATTTGCGTGGCGTGTCGGAGGAGCTGGCGATGGCGGCCCGCCTTCTCGCGCACTGGCTCGCCTTCGCCCCGCTGCTGCTGCTCGCCACCCTCCCCGCCGCGGCGCTGCTGGGGCTCAATGGAACGGCGCTGCGCCCTCTGCTGTTCGGCTTGCTGGCCGGAACGCCCGGCCTCGCCGCGATCGGCCTCGCCATTGCCGCGCTGACCGCAAGCCTGCGCGGAGGCGCCGCGCTTGCCGGCCTGCTGCTGATCCCCCTCGCGCTCCCGATCCTGATCTTCGGCGCCGGCGCCCTCGCTCGCCCCGATTCCGGCGCGCTCGTCCTGACGGCAGCGATCAGCTTGGGGCTATGTGCGCTGACGCCCTTTGTGGCGGGGGCGGCCATCAGAGCGGCGCGGGAAGGTTAG
- the ccmA gene encoding heme ABC exporter ATP-binding protein CcmA has protein sequence MQARLTARDLACRRGDRLLFRGLSLALGPGEAVHVTGANGTGKSSLLRILAGLLSPFAGTVERIGCIGLLDDRPALDPQVPLRAALGFWRALDGGVAPLDRLGLTALLDVPVRYLSTGQTKRATLARLIAQRAPIWLLDEPLNGLDSGGVALMEELVTQHLAGGGLAVLASHQDMRIDSRALPLCGFTA, from the coding sequence ATGCAAGCCCGCCTGACTGCACGCGACCTCGCCTGCCGCCGCGGCGACCGGCTGCTGTTCCGGGGGCTCTCGCTCGCCCTGGGGCCGGGCGAGGCGGTGCATGTGACTGGGGCCAACGGGACCGGCAAATCCAGTCTGCTTCGCATCCTGGCTGGCCTCCTCAGCCCCTTCGCCGGCACGGTCGAGCGAATTGGCTGCATCGGTCTTCTCGACGACCGGCCTGCGCTTGACCCGCAAGTGCCGCTCCGCGCCGCGCTCGGCTTCTGGCGCGCGCTCGATGGCGGAGTGGCCCCGCTGGACCGCCTTGGTCTTACCGCGTTGCTGGATGTGCCGGTCCGCTATCTATCGACTGGACAGACGAAGCGCGCCACGCTCGCCCGCCTGATCGCCCAGCGCGCGCCGATCTGGCTGCTGGACGAGCCCTTGAACGGCCTCGACAGCGGCGGCGTGGCCTTGATGGAAGAGCTCGTCACGCAGCATCTCGCCGGGGGCGGGCTTGCGGTTCTGGCAAGCCATCAGGACATGCGCATCGATTCCCGGGCCCTGCCATTGTGTGGCTTCACCGCATGA
- a CDS encoding 4a-hydroxytetrahydrobiopterin dehydratase, whose translation MTVEQLTEEEREVWLAALPGWTLARDGAAIARNFAFADFSEAFAFMARVALIAEKRDHHPEWCNAYNRVAIELTTHDAGGLSLRDVKMAKAIDALM comes from the coding sequence ATGACGGTCGAGCAGCTTACCGAGGAAGAGCGCGAGGTCTGGCTCGCCGCGCTGCCGGGCTGGACCCTGGCGCGCGACGGCGCCGCGATCGCGCGCAACTTCGCCTTCGCCGATTTCTCCGAGGCCTTCGCCTTCATGGCGCGCGTGGCGCTGATCGCGGAGAAGCGCGATCATCACCCCGAATGGTGCAATGCCTACAACCGCGTAGCGATCGAGTTGACCACGCACGATGCGGGCGGGCTGTCCTTGCGCGACGTCAAGATGGCAAAGGCCATCGACGCGCTGATGTGA
- a CDS encoding SDR family oxidoreductase: MSVRKAIFITGGASGIGRAIAVRFGREGWFVGLGDIDEPGMAATEALLPGGYSFACRLDVRDRAAWDEALDGFATAAGGRIDVVANNAGIPLGGALVDNSAEEIERCLDINLKGVLFGAQAAYPWLKRSAPGSCLLNTASAAGIYGTPGASVYSATKFGVRAITESLDAEWAEDGIEVRSLMPGFIETPLLDKTPHHGANEDIRSRVIAGGLEITPAADVGDAAWNAVHGRDLHTVVGKTAARLRFAARWMPGRLRKQVRASNRPLGK; this comes from the coding sequence GTGAGCGTCAGGAAGGCGATCTTCATCACCGGCGGCGCGTCCGGCATCGGGCGCGCCATCGCGGTCCGCTTCGGGCGCGAGGGGTGGTTCGTCGGGCTTGGTGACATCGACGAGCCGGGCATGGCGGCGACCGAGGCGCTGCTCCCCGGCGGCTACAGCTTCGCGTGTCGGCTCGATGTGCGCGACCGCGCGGCGTGGGACGAGGCGCTCGACGGCTTCGCCACCGCCGCGGGGGGCCGGATCGACGTGGTCGCGAACAATGCCGGCATCCCTCTTGGCGGCGCGCTGGTCGACAACAGCGCCGAAGAGATCGAACGCTGCCTCGACATCAATCTGAAGGGCGTGCTGTTCGGCGCGCAGGCCGCCTATCCGTGGCTGAAGCGCAGCGCGCCGGGCTCCTGCCTGCTTAACACCGCAAGCGCGGCGGGGATCTACGGCACGCCGGGCGCCAGCGTCTATTCAGCGACCAAGTTCGGCGTGCGGGCGATCACCGAAAGCCTCGATGCCGAATGGGCGGAGGACGGGATCGAAGTGAGGAGCCTCATGCCGGGCTTCATCGAGACGCCTCTGCTCGACAAGACGCCGCATCATGGCGCGAACGAGGACATCCGCAGCCGGGTGATCGCGGGGGGCCTCGAGATCACGCCCGCCGCCGATGTCGGCGATGCGGCCTGGAACGCGGTTCACGGGCGCGACCTCCACACGGTGGTGGGCAAGACCGCCGCCCGCCTGCGCTTTGCCGCGCGCTGGATGCCGGGGCGGCTGCGCAAACAGGTCCGGGCGAGCAACCGGCCTCTGGGGAAGTAG